From a region of the Acidobacteriota bacterium genome:
- a CDS encoding MCE family protein: MPPSKLLGVGAFVIGGVVLFAAGLFLIGDRRGLFKESFEVYAEFSKLAGLENGASVRVAGLDAGEVTAIRVPDSPRARFRVHIRIREDLHGVVRTDSIASIQNEGLVGNKFVQVEGGSEHSPRAPGGSTIQSRDPVDIADLFQQMSETLDLVTRTVDELKGDVQVAIQAVSDTAVEAKAMFTSSRDDVEAIARDGRRVAEDMRLIIDNVRAGRGTFGRLVHDDALYRDARRIAAEAEGVVANLREVASQARKAVADFNSSVSSKDGPAQGLAADLRQTITHARDAMADLAANAEALKRNFLFRGFFNRRGYFDLDDIDAATYRKGALEGKDRKALRIWLDASYLFGPDEHGVERLTEAGKARIDSVMSQFVKYPPSSPLVVEGYAEGDTEDVRYLASRYRASIVAEYVTVKYGLDSNRVGVIALGTDAPDSPTGTSWRGVALALFAPR, translated from the coding sequence ATGCCGCCTTCCAAGCTCCTGGGCGTCGGCGCCTTCGTCATCGGCGGCGTCGTGCTGTTTGCTGCGGGGCTGTTCCTCATCGGCGACCGGCGCGGCCTGTTCAAAGAGTCGTTCGAGGTTTACGCGGAGTTCTCGAAGCTCGCGGGCCTCGAGAACGGCGCGAGCGTTCGCGTCGCCGGACTTGATGCGGGCGAGGTCACCGCGATCCGCGTTCCGGACAGTCCGCGCGCGCGCTTCCGCGTACACATCCGCATCCGCGAAGACCTCCATGGCGTCGTTCGCACCGACTCGATTGCGTCGATTCAGAACGAGGGGCTGGTCGGCAACAAGTTCGTGCAGGTCGAGGGCGGATCGGAGCACTCGCCCCGCGCGCCGGGCGGCAGCACGATCCAGAGCCGCGACCCGGTCGACATCGCGGACCTGTTCCAGCAGATGAGCGAGACGCTCGACCTGGTGACCCGGACGGTCGACGAACTCAAGGGGGACGTCCAGGTTGCGATCCAGGCGGTGTCCGACACGGCGGTGGAAGCCAAGGCGATGTTCACCTCCTCGCGCGACGACGTGGAAGCGATCGCGCGCGACGGGCGGCGCGTGGCCGAGGACATGCGCCTCATCATCGACAACGTGCGTGCCGGGCGCGGCACCTTCGGCCGGCTGGTGCACGACGATGCGCTCTACCGCGATGCGAGGCGCATCGCGGCCGAAGCGGAGGGGGTTGTCGCCAATCTGCGCGAGGTGGCGAGCCAGGCGCGCAAGGCTGTCGCAGACTTCAACAGCAGTGTGAGCAGCAAGGACGGTCCCGCACAGGGGCTGGCGGCCGACCTGCGCCAGACCATCACGCACGCGCGCGACGCGATGGCGGATCTGGCCGCCAATGCCGAAGCGCTGAAGCGGAACTTCCTCTTCCGCGGATTCTTCAACCGGCGAGGCTATTTCGATCTGGACGACATCGACGCCGCGACATATCGGAAGGGCGCGCTCGAGGGCAAGGATCGCAAGGCGCTCCGCATCTGGCTGGACGCGTCGTACCTGTTTGGCCCCGACGAACACGGCGTGGAGCGGTTGACCGAGGCTGGCAAGGCCAGGATCGACTCCGTCATGTCTCAGTTTGTGAAGTACCCGCCCAGCAGCCCGCTCGTCGTTGAAGGTTACGCGGAGGGGGACACGGAAGACGTGCGGTACCTGGCTTCGCGCTACCGCGCCTCCATCGTTGCGGAGTACGTCACGGTGAAATATGGCCTCGACTCGAACCGCGTCGGCGTGATCGCGCTCGGCACGGACGCCCCAGACAGCCCGACAGGAACGAGCTGGCGCGGCGTGGCGCTGGCGCTCTTCGCCCCACGGTAA
- a CDS encoding protein-L-isoaspartate(D-aspartate) O-methyltransferase: MVATQIEGRGVRDPRVLAAMRAVPRHLFVPPGSEASAYEDRPLAIGEGQTISQPLMVAIMTEALRPSAGDRVLEVGTGSGYQAAVLAALVREVVSLERHETLAAHARRALAESAAANVRVIVGDGSEGLPSEAPFDGIIVTAGAPSVPEPLKAQLAEGGRLVIPVGSHHQQVLTILTRHGDEFRMESRDACAFVPLLGRFGWQSTPDL, translated from the coding sequence ATGGTCGCCACGCAGATCGAGGGTCGCGGTGTGCGCGACCCTCGCGTGCTCGCGGCGATGCGCGCCGTGCCGCGCCACCTGTTCGTGCCGCCGGGCAGCGAGGCGTCGGCGTACGAGGACCGGCCGCTCGCGATCGGCGAAGGGCAGACGATCTCGCAGCCGCTGATGGTGGCGATCATGACCGAGGCCCTGCGTCCTTCGGCCGGGGATCGCGTGCTCGAAGTGGGAACCGGTTCGGGATACCAGGCGGCCGTCCTCGCGGCGCTCGTCCGCGAGGTGGTGAGCCTCGAGCGACACGAAACGCTCGCCGCGCACGCGCGCCGCGCGTTGGCCGAGTCGGCGGCGGCCAACGTGCGCGTCATCGTCGGCGACGGCAGCGAAGGACTGCCGTCCGAAGCCCCGTTCGACGGGATCATCGTGACAGCCGGCGCACCGTCGGTGCCCGAGCCGCTGAAGGCTCAGCTCGCCGAAGGAGGCCGCCTCGTCATTCCCGTCGGCTCCCATCATCAGCAAGTGCTCACCATCCTGACACGGCACGGCGACGAATTCAGGATGGAATCAAGGGACGCCTGCGCGTTCGTGCCCCTTCTGGGCCGGTTCGGTTGGCAATCCACGCCGGATCTTTAA
- a CDS encoding ABC transporter ATP-binding protein — protein MGGQTTPAARLDAVTKSFGPRRVLDGVTFEVAQGEGFCLLGRSGTGKSLTLKHIVGLVKPDEGRVFVEGTEITPMSSAELTPVRRRMGFVFQNGALFDSISIGENVAFVLRRHTRLSDAEIRSRAAEKLARVGLERDYAKLPADLSGGMRKRAGLARALALDPPILLVDEPSAGLDPITSEEIDDLLLDLKTTEGTTLIVVTHNIPSARKLADTFVMLHEGRIVARGSAEEFEKSDDPLVKSFMRSTHAG, from the coding sequence ATGGGCGGCCAGACGACACCGGCCGCTCGGCTGGACGCGGTGACGAAGTCCTTCGGCCCGCGTCGCGTCCTGGACGGCGTCACCTTCGAGGTGGCCCAGGGCGAAGGCTTCTGCCTCCTCGGCCGCAGCGGAACCGGGAAGAGCCTCACGCTCAAGCACATCGTCGGGCTGGTGAAGCCCGACGAGGGCCGGGTGTTCGTCGAGGGCACCGAGATCACGCCGATGTCGAGCGCCGAGCTGACCCCGGTGCGCCGACGGATGGGCTTCGTGTTTCAGAATGGCGCGCTGTTCGACTCGATCTCGATCGGCGAAAACGTCGCCTTTGTCCTGCGCCGCCACACAAGGTTGAGCGACGCTGAGATTCGGAGCAGGGCGGCCGAGAAGCTGGCGCGCGTGGGGCTGGAGCGCGATTACGCCAAGCTGCCTGCCGACCTGTCCGGCGGGATGCGCAAGCGGGCCGGCCTGGCGCGCGCCCTGGCGTTGGATCCGCCGATCCTGCTCGTTGATGAGCCCAGCGCCGGGCTCGACCCCATCACCTCGGAAGAGATCGACGACCTGCTCCTGGACCTGAAAACCACGGAGGGCACCACGCTGATCGTCGTGACCCACAACATCCCCAGCGCGCGCAAGCTGGCCGACACCTTCGTCATGCTGCACGAAGGACGGATTGTGGCACGCGGCTCGGCCGAGGAGTTCGAAAAGAGCGACGACCCCCTGGTGAAATCTTTCATGCGTTCCACGCACGCGGGGTGA
- a CDS encoding sigma-54-dependent Fis family transcriptional regulator, with product MTTKRKFRVLAIDDEPQMIDWLKIILEQEGYEVRTAMVGVRGEELYKTWRPDAVVVDMMLPDIDGLELLRRFKQVPSDCEMIVVTGHPALDKAVEAVKAGAFDFVEKSTDPEALLTRLRRALERRTLLDENEELRRKLRGEFRFENIIGKSKKMHELLELVASVAGSDANILIQGENGTGKEPIANAIHYNSKRAKGPFIKINCAAIPKDLIESELFGYKKGAFTGAMTDKEGLFEMAEGGSLLLDEIGEMPPYLQTKLLRVLQEREYRPIGSDRIVRVDFRLICATNVDVDTALRDGKLREDLYFRINTITLRVPPLRERTEDIPLLTEYFREKYNKRPDRNLKGITPDAYHLLIRHRWPGNVRELENILERGVLVAKSSEITVNDLPDTMRSDSQTQAEFTIPPHRTLAEIERMAILQTLHRTNWNKQEAAQILGLYRPTLYSKMKKHAITDPGKGARRAVS from the coding sequence ATGACGACCAAACGCAAATTCCGCGTCCTGGCGATCGACGATGAGCCGCAGATGATCGACTGGCTCAAGATCATCCTCGAGCAGGAAGGCTACGAGGTACGGACGGCGATGGTCGGCGTGCGGGGTGAGGAGCTGTACAAGACCTGGCGGCCCGACGCCGTCGTCGTCGACATGATGCTGCCGGACATCGACGGTCTCGAGCTGCTCCGGCGGTTCAAGCAGGTCCCGAGCGACTGCGAAATGATCGTGGTTACGGGGCATCCCGCCCTCGACAAGGCGGTCGAGGCGGTGAAGGCCGGGGCTTTCGACTTCGTGGAAAAGTCCACCGACCCCGAGGCGCTGCTGACGCGGCTGCGACGCGCGCTCGAGCGCCGGACGCTGCTTGATGAAAACGAGGAACTGCGCCGCAAGCTGCGCGGCGAGTTCCGCTTCGAGAACATCATCGGCAAGAGCAAGAAGATGCACGAGCTGCTCGAGCTGGTCGCCAGCGTGGCGGGCAGCGACGCCAACATCCTCATCCAGGGGGAGAACGGCACGGGCAAGGAGCCCATCGCCAACGCGATCCACTACAACAGCAAGCGCGCGAAGGGGCCGTTCATCAAGATCAACTGCGCGGCGATTCCCAAGGACCTGATCGAGTCCGAGCTGTTCGGCTACAAGAAGGGCGCGTTCACCGGCGCGATGACGGACAAGGAAGGGCTCTTCGAGATGGCGGAGGGGGGCTCGCTGCTCCTCGACGAGATCGGAGAGATGCCGCCGTACCTGCAGACGAAGCTGCTTCGCGTCCTGCAGGAGCGTGAGTACCGGCCGATCGGCAGCGACCGGATCGTCCGGGTGGATTTTCGGCTCATCTGCGCGACCAACGTCGACGTCGATACGGCGCTGCGCGACGGCAAGCTGCGCGAGGACCTGTACTTCCGTATCAACACCATCACGCTGCGGGTCCCGCCGCTGCGCGAGCGGACCGAGGACATTCCGCTGCTGACGGAGTACTTCCGCGAGAAGTACAACAAGCGCCCCGACCGCAACCTGAAAGGGATCACGCCCGACGCGTATCACCTGTTGATCCGCCACCGGTGGCCCGGGAACGTGCGCGAGCTGGAGAACATCCTCGAGCGCGGCGTGCTCGTGGCCAAGTCGAGCGAGATCACCGTCAACGACCTGCCGGACACGATGCGCAGCGACTCGCAGACGCAGGCGGAGTTCACCATTCCGCCGCATCGCACGCTGGCCGAGATCGAGCGGATGGCGATCCTGCAGACGCTGCACCGCACGAACTGGAACAAGCAGGAGGCGGCGCAGATCCTCGGCCTGTACAGGCCGACGCTCTACAGCAAGATGAAGAAGCACGCCATCACGGATCCCGGCAAGGGCGCACGACGCGCCGTTTCGTAA
- a CDS encoding M48 family metalloprotease, which produces MRHQAVIVLAGLALAVSVAGAVTLISVEQEIDIGRQAHAQVKAETPEVTDPAIAGYLSDIGRQLARQARGPKYPYSYSIANYREINAFALPGGPVWINRGAMQAARNESQVVGVLAHETAHIAQRHAADQLTKSMVANGLLALLGAVLGNDGGARSAQIAARFIAGGYMLKFSREDELDADRVGARIMRRAGWDNRGMLEFMQILRETQGRDPSHVEVFRSTHPAPAGRINGLRRIVQRGGRRDSSRFQQVRQRLGRLAPARRMRR; this is translated from the coding sequence GTGAGACATCAGGCCGTCATCGTGTTGGCGGGGCTGGCGTTGGCGGTGAGCGTGGCCGGCGCCGTGACGCTGATCTCGGTGGAGCAGGAGATCGACATCGGACGGCAGGCACACGCGCAGGTGAAGGCGGAAACGCCGGAGGTGACCGACCCCGCGATCGCGGGCTACCTCAGCGACATCGGACGCCAGCTCGCGCGGCAGGCCAGAGGGCCGAAATACCCGTACTCCTACTCGATCGCGAACTACCGCGAGATCAACGCGTTTGCCCTGCCGGGCGGTCCCGTGTGGATCAATCGCGGCGCGATGCAGGCGGCGCGCAACGAGTCGCAGGTCGTCGGCGTGCTGGCCCACGAAACGGCGCACATCGCCCAGCGGCACGCCGCCGACCAACTGACGAAATCGATGGTGGCCAACGGCCTGCTCGCGCTGCTTGGCGCCGTCCTCGGCAACGACGGCGGCGCGCGCTCGGCGCAAATCGCCGCCCGCTTCATCGCGGGAGGCTACATGCTGAAATTCAGCCGCGAGGACGAACTCGATGCCGACCGCGTGGGTGCCCGGATCATGCGGCGTGCGGGCTGGGACAACCGCGGAATGCTGGAGTTCATGCAGATCCTCCGCGAGACGCAGGGGCGCGACCCCTCCCACGTTGAGGTGTTTCGCTCGACGCACCCCGCGCCCGCCGGACGCATCAACGGCCTGCGGCGGATCGTGCAACGCGGCGGACGGCGTGACAGCTCCCGGTTCCAGCAGGTGCGCCAACGGCTCGGCCGTTTGGCACCAGCGCGGAGGATGCGCAGGTAG
- a CDS encoding enoyl-CoA hydratase/isomerase family protein: MLDIRHDGAVTRLTLNRPEVRNAFNDELIERMTDAARAIGARRETRVVVLQGAGSVFCAGADLNWMSRMVAYSREQNSLDASRLAIMFHELDTLPRPVVAKVHGAALGGGAGLAAVADIVVSDEAAVYGFTEVKLGILPAVIAPYVVAKIGRSAARELFLTGARFSAARAREIGLVHYVESSAKIEDRIEALVGDLVSSGPTAMALAKDLIRRVACEMPDNVIGLTSDTIAQQRVSKEGQEGMRAFLEKRKPDWSAS; encoded by the coding sequence ATGCTCGACATCCGTCACGACGGCGCCGTCACCCGCCTGACCCTGAACCGGCCGGAGGTGCGCAACGCGTTCAACGACGAACTGATCGAAAGGATGACCGACGCCGCGCGCGCGATCGGCGCGCGGCGCGAGACGCGCGTGGTCGTGCTGCAGGGGGCCGGGAGCGTGTTCTGCGCGGGCGCGGACCTGAACTGGATGTCACGAATGGTCGCGTACTCGCGCGAGCAGAACTCGCTCGATGCCTCGCGGCTCGCCATCATGTTCCACGAGCTGGACACGCTCCCGCGGCCGGTCGTCGCGAAAGTCCACGGCGCCGCGCTCGGCGGCGGCGCCGGCCTGGCCGCCGTGGCGGACATCGTCGTGTCGGACGAGGCTGCGGTATACGGGTTTACCGAGGTGAAGCTCGGGATTCTCCCTGCCGTCATTGCGCCCTACGTAGTGGCGAAGATCGGCCGGTCCGCGGCGCGCGAGCTGTTCCTGACCGGCGCCCGCTTCTCTGCCGCGCGCGCGCGCGAGATCGGCCTGGTGCACTACGTTGAGAGCAGCGCGAAGATCGAGGACCGGATCGAGGCGCTGGTCGGCGACCTGGTGTCCTCCGGCCCCACCGCGATGGCGCTCGCGAAAGACCTGATCCGGCGGGTCGCGTGCGAAATGCCGGACAACGTCATCGGGCTCACGAGCGACACGATTGCGCAGCAGCGCGTCTCCAAGGAAGGCCAGGAGGGGATGCGCGCGTTCCTCGAGAAGCGGAAGCCGGACTGGAGCGCGTCGTAG
- a CDS encoding YtxH domain-containing protein: MTYEYDRFEREEGSGAFLMGLLAGTVLGAGLGMLFAPRAGAELRTQLSDQAGRLRNTATDAYQQVSEKVTQFAERGREAYDRARSSVATGTTGEPASGATGTTGSNFGTTGAGYGTGAGNTGNTGV; this comes from the coding sequence ATGACGTACGAATACGACCGTTTCGAGCGCGAGGAAGGCAGCGGCGCGTTTTTGATGGGGCTGCTCGCGGGCACGGTGCTCGGCGCGGGGCTGGGTATGTTGTTCGCGCCGCGCGCCGGCGCCGAGCTTCGCACGCAGCTTTCGGACCAGGCGGGGCGGCTGCGGAACACGGCGACAGATGCCTACCAGCAGGTCTCGGAGAAAGTGACGCAGTTTGCCGAGCGCGGGCGCGAGGCCTACGACCGGGCGCGCAGCAGCGTCGCGACCGGGACGACCGGTGAGCCGGCGAGCGGCGCGACCGGGACCACCGGTTCGAACTTCGGAACGACCGGAGCCGGGTACGGCACGGGCGCGGGCAACACGGGCAACACCGGCGTCTGA
- a CDS encoding ABC transporter permease has product MMLRAVAAVGDLSLFGARAVVAAFRPPFEFREISRQLYELGLRSAPLVAVAGFAVGVVLSMHTRASLERFGAESMIPAGLAMALVRETGPLTCGLLLAGRIGAGIGAELGAMRVTEQIDALEATAVDAFKYLVVTRAIACVISVPILTTILNFSGILGGYVAEAAITGMSLPLYVRRAFSLINYSDYVPATLKTMVFGYLIAIISSYLGYQTTEGTAGVGRASTRAVVLSSIGLIAINVLLVKLIFFFLPGSGG; this is encoded by the coding sequence ATGATGCTACGTGCCGTGGCCGCGGTCGGAGACCTGTCGCTGTTCGGCGCGCGCGCCGTGGTCGCGGCGTTCCGGCCTCCGTTCGAGTTCAGGGAGATTTCGCGGCAGCTCTACGAGCTTGGCTTGCGCTCGGCGCCGCTCGTTGCCGTCGCGGGATTTGCCGTGGGGGTCGTGCTCTCCATGCACACGCGGGCGTCGCTCGAGCGGTTCGGCGCCGAATCGATGATTCCCGCGGGGCTGGCGATGGCGCTCGTCCGCGAGACCGGCCCGCTCACCTGCGGGCTGCTCCTGGCGGGCCGGATCGGTGCCGGCATCGGAGCCGAGCTGGGGGCGATGCGCGTCACCGAGCAGATCGACGCGCTCGAGGCCACCGCCGTCGATGCCTTCAAATACCTCGTCGTCACGCGCGCGATCGCGTGCGTGATCTCGGTGCCGATCCTGACCACCATCCTGAACTTCTCCGGCATCCTCGGGGGCTACGTGGCCGAGGCGGCCATTACGGGCATGTCGCTGCCGCTGTACGTGCGCCGCGCGTTCTCGTTGATCAACTACTCCGACTACGTGCCGGCGACACTGAAGACGATGGTGTTCGGCTACCTGATTGCCATCATTTCGTCCTACCTCGGGTACCAGACGACCGAAGGAACCGCGGGCGTGGGACGCGCCTCGACGCGCGCCGTGGTGCTCTCTTCGATCGGCCTCATCGCCATCAACGTCCTGCTCGTCAAGCTGATCTTCTTTTTCCTCCCCGGCTCCGGCGGCTGA
- a CDS encoding methylcrotonoyl-CoA carboxylase, with amino-acid sequence MDVLDTHIDPGSPEFRQNRARMEGLVRDLRERLARAREGGGAKYVQRHREQGKLPVRERIERLLDPDSPFLELSPLAAWDLYDNDAPSAGIVTGVGRVSGREVLIVANDATVKGGTYYPLTVRKHVRAQQVGLENRLPCVYLVDSGGAFLPLQAEVFPDREHFGRIFFNQARMSAEGIPQIAVVMGSCTAGGAYVPAMSDETIIVKGTGTIFLGGPPLVKAATGEEVSAEDLGGADVHTRLSGVADYFADDDEHALHIARTIVSTLHTRKTLPEVTTPEEPRYDPEEIYGIVSADVRKPYDVHEVIARLVDGSRFDEFKERYGSTLVTGFARLHGFLVGILANNGVLFSESALKAAHFIELCNMRGVPLIFLQNITGFMVGKQYERAGIAKDGAKMVHAVANSVVPKFTVIAGGSFGAGNYGMCGRAYEPRLLWMWPNARISVMGGEQAAGVLTTVKRDQLAREGRPFASGDEAAIRGPILEKYEREGSPYYSTARLWDDGILDPAQTRQALALGISMAWNAPVPPARFGVFRM; translated from the coding sequence ATGGACGTCCTCGACACCCATATCGACCCCGGATCGCCCGAATTCCGCCAGAACCGCGCGCGGATGGAGGGGCTCGTGCGCGACCTCCGGGAGCGGCTGGCGCGCGCGCGCGAGGGAGGGGGCGCAAAATACGTCCAGCGCCACCGCGAGCAGGGCAAGCTGCCCGTGCGGGAACGTATCGAGCGGCTGCTCGACCCGGACTCCCCGTTCCTCGAGCTGTCGCCGCTTGCAGCGTGGGACCTCTACGACAATGATGCGCCGTCGGCCGGGATCGTCACCGGCGTCGGGCGCGTGAGCGGGCGCGAGGTGCTGATCGTCGCCAACGACGCGACGGTGAAAGGTGGCACGTACTATCCGCTGACCGTCAGGAAACACGTCCGGGCGCAGCAGGTCGGTCTGGAGAACCGGCTGCCCTGCGTGTACCTGGTCGACTCGGGCGGCGCCTTCCTGCCGCTGCAGGCAGAGGTGTTCCCGGATCGGGAGCACTTCGGCCGGATCTTCTTCAACCAGGCGCGCATGTCGGCGGAGGGAATCCCGCAGATAGCCGTGGTCATGGGCTCCTGCACGGCCGGGGGTGCGTACGTCCCGGCGATGTCCGACGAGACGATCATCGTCAAGGGGACCGGAACGATCTTCCTGGGCGGGCCACCGCTCGTGAAAGCCGCAACCGGCGAGGAAGTCAGCGCCGAGGACCTCGGCGGCGCGGACGTGCACACCCGCCTCTCAGGGGTCGCCGATTACTTCGCGGACGATGACGAGCACGCGTTGCACATCGCGCGCACGATCGTGTCCACGCTGCACACGCGGAAGACGCTGCCCGAGGTGACGACGCCGGAAGAGCCGCGGTACGATCCGGAGGAGATCTACGGGATCGTCTCCGCAGACGTGCGGAAGCCCTACGACGTGCACGAAGTCATCGCGCGCCTCGTGGACGGCTCCCGGTTCGACGAGTTCAAGGAGCGCTACGGCAGCACGCTCGTGACCGGCTTCGCGCGGCTGCACGGATTCCTCGTCGGCATTCTCGCCAACAACGGCGTGCTGTTTTCCGAGTCGGCGCTCAAGGCCGCGCACTTCATCGAGCTGTGCAACATGCGCGGCGTCCCCCTGATCTTCCTGCAGAACATCACCGGCTTCATGGTCGGCAAGCAGTACGAGCGCGCCGGCATCGCGAAGGACGGCGCGAAGATGGTGCACGCCGTGGCGAACTCCGTCGTGCCGAAGTTCACCGTCATCGCGGGGGGCTCGTTCGGTGCGGGCAACTATGGGATGTGCGGCCGCGCCTACGAGCCGCGGCTGCTGTGGATGTGGCCGAACGCGCGGATCTCCGTGATGGGAGGAGAACAGGCCGCGGGTGTCCTGACCACGGTGAAGCGCGACCAGCTCGCGCGCGAAGGGCGCCCGTTTGCCAGCGGCGACGAGGCGGCGATCCGCGGCCCGATCCTGGAGAAGTACGAGCGCGAGGGCTCGCCGTACTACTCCACCGCACGCCTGTGGGACGACGGGATCCTCGATCCGGCGCAGACGCGGCAGGCCCTCGCGCTGGGGATCTCGATGGCCTGGAATGCCCCGGTGCCTCCCGCCCGCTTTGGCGTGTTCAGGATGTAG
- a CDS encoding DUF2231 domain-containing protein, which produces MTASASLLLPPQAEDAYGKQSGLGNVVVVALFAASWWMRYEVGGYFPSLAAMLVAAAGLVLGAVTAWLGGELVDRLGVGVDDGAHLDAPSSLRERSARGRVGA; this is translated from the coding sequence ATCACCGCGTCGGCGTCACTCTTGCTTCCACCTCAGGCGGAGGACGCTTATGGAAAGCAGAGCGGGCTCGGCAACGTCGTCGTGGTGGCGCTGTTCGCGGCCAGCTGGTGGATGCGGTACGAAGTCGGCGGGTACTTCCCTTCGCTTGCGGCGATGCTCGTCGCCGCGGCCGGCCTGGTTCTCGGCGCCGTCACCGCGTGGCTGGGTGGGGAGCTGGTGGATCGTCTCGGCGTCGGCGTCGACGATGGGGCGCACCTGGACGCCCCGAGTTCGCTGCGCGAGCGTTCGGCCCGGGGGCGCGTGGGCGCATAA
- a CDS encoding YihY/virulence factor BrkB family protein, producing MTTDTRAPGARALTLFAQVAGRVRFEVNLTALALWRGFTSFYDSSNLTFASSIAYYALLSLFPFFLIVFSILGSVVSDSVGQDAVLQFVFKYFPRQFDFVNQQLQQMHRSSVPLGIAGSILMTWAAMGFFGAISNAVNYAWGVDKQPSYLKHKLIALLMLITASLLLLAALALLSATSVVGASWFAGVVNRTPALLVLRGVALQWAPTVLFIVVVGLIFYFVPNANVRFRDVWVGAVMTGLLWRGALKGFSWYMKDLSRLSVHGSIAAVVAFLIWIYVSAVILLYGAELTAAYARLRRRRPEDMPAAPAPRTEV from the coding sequence GTGACGACCGACACGCGCGCGCCCGGTGCGCGCGCGCTGACGCTGTTCGCGCAGGTGGCCGGGCGCGTGCGTTTCGAGGTGAACCTCACCGCGCTGGCCCTGTGGCGAGGCTTCACGAGCTTCTACGACAGCAGCAACCTGACGTTCGCCTCGTCCATTGCGTACTACGCGCTGCTGTCGCTCTTCCCGTTCTTCCTGATCGTGTTCTCGATCCTCGGGTCGGTTGTCTCCGACAGCGTCGGCCAGGACGCCGTGCTGCAGTTTGTCTTCAAGTATTTCCCCCGGCAGTTCGACTTCGTCAACCAGCAGCTCCAGCAGATGCACCGCTCGTCCGTGCCGCTGGGCATCGCCGGCTCGATCCTCATGACGTGGGCCGCGATGGGGTTCTTCGGCGCCATCAGCAACGCCGTCAATTACGCGTGGGGCGTCGACAAGCAGCCCAGCTACCTGAAACACAAGTTGATTGCGCTGCTGATGCTCATCACGGCGAGCCTGCTGCTGCTGGCCGCACTCGCCCTGCTTAGCGCGACGTCCGTGGTCGGGGCCTCCTGGTTCGCCGGCGTGGTGAACCGCACCCCCGCGCTGCTCGTGCTGCGCGGCGTCGCGCTGCAGTGGGCGCCGACGGTGCTCTTCATCGTGGTAGTCGGGTTGATTTTCTACTTCGTTCCGAACGCGAACGTGCGCTTCCGCGACGTGTGGGTGGGTGCCGTCATGACCGGGCTGCTCTGGCGCGGCGCGTTGAAGGGGTTCTCGTGGTACATGAAGGACCTCTCGCGGCTGAGCGTCCATGGATCGATCGCGGCGGTGGTGGCGTTCCTGATCTGGATCTACGTGTCGGCGGTGATTCTGCTCTACGGCGCCGAGTTGACCGCCGCGTACGCGCGACTGCGGCGGCGAAGGCCTGAAGACATGCCGGCGGCGCCGGCACCGCGAACGGAGGTCTGA
- a CDS encoding ABC transporter ATP-binding protein produces MLLAIETRALRRVFGDTPAVDGIDLAVPSGSFYGFLGPNGAGKSTTIKCLTGLLRPTSGAMRILDLDPVRDPVAVKTRIGVVPEDLALFDRLTARETLAFVGQVHAVAHAELQRRTDELLELMDLRGAGDTLVADYSHGMRKKLSLAAALLPGPRVLFLDEPFEGIDAIASRQIRTLLQGFVSRGGTIFLTSHILEIVERLCDHIGIIANGKLVAQGPMADLKAGGAAAGTLEETFLGLVGAGAAGDVSLDWL; encoded by the coding sequence ATGTTGCTCGCCATTGAAACGAGAGCACTGCGCCGCGTGTTCGGCGACACGCCGGCGGTGGACGGCATCGATCTGGCGGTCCCGTCCGGCAGCTTTTACGGTTTTCTCGGCCCGAACGGCGCGGGCAAGTCCACCACCATCAAGTGCCTGACGGGGTTGCTCCGTCCCACGTCGGGGGCCATGCGGATCCTCGACCTCGATCCGGTTCGCGATCCAGTCGCCGTGAAAACGCGCATCGGCGTCGTGCCGGAGGATCTCGCGCTGTTCGATCGGCTCACCGCGCGGGAAACGCTGGCCTTCGTCGGCCAGGTGCACGCCGTGGCGCACGCGGAGCTGCAACGCCGCACCGACGAGCTGCTCGAGTTGATGGATCTGCGGGGCGCGGGCGACACGCTCGTCGCCGATTATTCCCACGGCATGCGCAAGAAGCTGTCGCTCGCCGCGGCGCTGCTGCCCGGGCCCAGGGTGCTCTTCCTCGACGAACCGTTCGAGGGCATCGACGCCATCGCGTCGCGTCAGATCCGGACGTTGCTCCAGGGCTTCGTCTCGCGCGGCGGGACGATCTTCCTCACGTCGCACATCCTTGAAATCGTCGAGCGCCTCTGCGACCACATCGGCATCATCGCGAACGGAAAGCTCGTGGCGCAGGGCCCGATGGCGGATCTGAAGGCAGGGGGCGCCGCGGCCGGCACGCTCGAGGAGACGTTCCTCGGACTGGTGGGCGCCGGGGCCGCGGGCGACGTGTCGCTGGACTGGCTGTGA